The DNA sequence GTGCTGCTAAGATAACGAGTCATTAGTAGGGAAAATGACTAGGTTTGTCTTCGTTTCAAGAACGCTTTACTCATCACAAGTACGCCCATTCCATGCAAAAGCCCCTAGCCGCTTCAGGTCATTCTTTCATATCCGAAAAAACCATGTAATGCATTTATCCTGCCATACCGCGAAGATAAGCAGATGTAGAACAATCATAGAAAATGGGGCATTTTGTTCGCCCCATTCGTTCTTCTTTCTTGATTTGTTTCCATTCAGCCATTCATATTTCATTTCACGGCATGTTCAACTGTACTGATATCCCACGACTCACCAGTCCGGTGGAAAATCTCTCGTGCAATTGCTCCATATGATAGGCCCTCCTTCCGGAGAGAACATGCCACTTCTATTACTTCATCATTCATACGAGTACCGATTCTCTTGGCTTTGCGTGCGCGAATCATCTCAGCCAGTTCCTTCAAATACTCAGTTCATGTCGCATATATTCGACCTCTTTTCACAGATAAAATAGAGCTAAGAAACTCCATATGTCACTGAGAAGGTAGAGTATGACAGAAAAGGAAGTGGTGAACGAAGCGCGAACGTGGGACAGAGGATTTTCACTCATTCAACTGTAAGAAACAGGTTATCTGGAGAAACAAGCAACTTGAATTATCTTTGAGAAGGTGAGTGTTGCTGGTTGGATGTTTGCCGGCGTTTGCTAGAATATTCTCATGGATGTTAGTCTAGCATACGCAATCGTTATCAAGTTCGAATGTCAAACCCTGTAAACAAGAAATGTGGAGCTCGCAAGAGGAGGAACAGGCTGTGGAGGAAGAGAAAGCAAGGGATACAGCAGCAACTGAGAGAAAGAAATCAATCGGCCACAAAATAATGGCGGTACTTGAGGTCATCATCGTAAGACATGTCATCTACACCTTAATAGCAATGGGTCTTTTGTTGTTCATGTATGGAACTCTCGACCCAGAGCCGTTTCCGCTTGAGGCATCGTATATTGTGGGGTCACTCTGGTTTGTAATCCCAGCTCTCATGATATTCGGGCTAAGAAGAAAACCTTCCAACTACGGAATAACCACAGAAAAGGCACCAGAGAGCATAGACCTTGCATTCAGTGCTTTTCCCTACTTCCTTCTGACCTTTGCAGGATATGTAACCCTCATGATAGGCGGATGGTCATACCTTGAACCTTTGGGGGCCCTACTGATGACTGGTATCTTCCTGCTTTCCACCTTCCTTGTTGCCAGACTGATTTCTACCAAGTATAACGCCTTTGACGAGATGAAGCTACCAAAGGAAAAGCATAGGAACAATGTGGTTGTCCTGATCATCCTCCTGATGTTCCCAATCCTATTGGCGGTCGCATTGGATAGCCTATCCGTAGCAGTCCTCCATACGGTAATCTGGCAATTCATCTTCTCAGGTTTCGGTGAGGAAATCTTCTTCCGAGGATATATCCAATCTCGACTGAATCAGGTCTTTGGACGCCCATATGAGTGGAAAAGCATCCAATTTGGTCTTGGGTTATTCATCACAGCTGCATTGTTTGCAATCAGTCACATGTTCAGTATCGCAGGCTTCCTGATAGGTGACTTCACCGTGGATTGGTGGTATGGCACTTTCACATTCGTGGGAGGAATCCTCTTTGGATTACTTCGTGAGAAGACGGGTTCGATTGTTGCATCTGGAACGCTTCACGGTCTAGAGGCTGCTGGAGAAGGAATAGCAGCTGTCTTTGGATAAGACACCTGAATCAAAATCAAGTATTCAGGAGTAATATGAGTGTATGAAATTGTGAATCCGCAGACTCCACGCCAAGGGGAAAACCTGTGGGGCAAAAGACAAGTATCCTGGTGATAAAGTGAATGTCGAGTCGCAAAAATTAGCAGACAATAATGAATAGACATGCGAGAATTCGCTCTGAAACAGCTACGTTCCATATTCTATGACTCCTTTGCAGCATTTTGAACACACTTCTGCGATTATGACTAGAGTTCAAAAAAAAGAATGGGGGAGATCCAAGCTTCGTTAACTTGAACCTCCTGTGGGGACGCTAGGCCCCCCTGGATTTTCCTATCCAAAATATGACAACTAATGCCACTACAGCAACAACCGCAACCACACCGACAACCAGTGGGTCAATCGGTATTGGGGCTGGCGGAGCAGTAGTAGTCATAGGCGTATAGTTAGATGCCACTGGAGGTGCAACGGTGAATCTGTCAAGGGTCTCAACATGCTTCGCAATAATGAAACCTTCTGTTTCAGATCCGGATCGATCGTCCTTCCATGCTTCGGCAATGTACATCTCCGCAAGTCCCTGATGATCCTCTGGCCGGAGATATGTTGGGCCTTTCGGACAATCGATGGTGAGTCCCTGCTCCAGATGCATAATCATGTCATCAGTATTGAGATCAGGAACTGCATTGGTCACGTTCACCAAGAATTGCGCCGTGGCAAACCCGCTTGCAGTGAATAGCTCGGGAACACGATACGTCAATCCGAAAGCTCCATTGGGCATGATGTTCCTTTCGACGTGTTGTTCTACCATCCAGTCGTTGACATCGTTATCTGGCAGCTCATAACCATACAGGCAGAGACCAGTAGAACCCTCATAGGTCGCAGGAGGGGTCAAACTATCCTCAATAACGTTCATAGACAGGATATCAATGCATGCTCCAGAGATTTCCATGTCTGCCGCAAGATCATAAGTCTCCAAATCTTCATACAGAAATGAGAAGTCACCAGCCCAGATCACAAACAGATATTCGATATCATATGTGTCATCGGCATCCTGGAGATTGAAGATGTACGGCGAGAAGTCATTGGCTGTAAGCGGTGCATACTGAATGCTTCGCACATTACCACCTTTCTCCTCTATTACTTCCGTCATTGATTGGACGCCACTATACCCGAAGGAATAGTCAGCAGCCAAGAAAGCAAAGTCCGTGTAGTTGAGATAGTCCATTGCATAAGTCACACCTGCATAGGCGTCATGCCAGTTATTCCTCGCAATGCGGAATATATACGGATTGAAGTTCTCCGCAGTTAGTGTGGTATCAGCAGCCGGACTTATGAAATACAATTTCTCGTACTCTTCGGCAATAGGAGCGATTGCTGCGGCAACGCTACTATAGGTTCCTCCAACGATTATATCAATGCCATCTGTTTCGATTGCGGATGTCACAAGCGATGCTGCTTCGGTCGGTGAACCCTTTGTATCATAGTATATGATTTCATAGGGCCGACCTGCTTGAGTCTTATTCTCGTTTTCATACCCCATCTCCGATGTGGCATAGACCATTCCTAGTTCGAAGCCTTGCTGTGTCCATGGTGCATAAAATGAAAGGCCAGCAGTTGTGAAAGGTGCAAAGACGCCTATTTTTATAGGCTCTTCGTCTTGTGCAGCAGCTGGTCTTACAAGGAGAGCAGGTAGACATATAGATACTAACAAGAGCATCGAAATAGAAGCAGAAATCAGTTTAGTCTTGTTCATATTCTCTTCTCCCATATCCAAGCACGAAATACTCAGTGCTTTTCCATATATACTTAGAATGCCGGTATATATCTGTTCAGTATGACTTGACGAAGCAATACTGAATGGGTTTTCTATAGGTTATAGGGCTTCATTCCGAAATCTTTCGAAGAAAGCCAAGACAAATGCTATTGAATTCATCAGGTTGCTCAAAAGTAACTGCGTGGCCAGAATCAGGAATAATGGTCATTTCTGAATCAGGAATTCTGTCGTGAATCAGCTGAGAATACGGATAGGCTGGCTTCAGGATGTCTTGCTCGCCGGCAATAATACAAGTCGGTACGCTGATTTCAGACAATCGATCCGTGATATCAAGCATCAGAAACGCATCAAGTAGTCGCACAAGTGCGGGAAAATCCAGTGTTTTGTAGCGCTCCTTGGCCTTTTCAAGGATTTCAGTTTGTTCACTGATGAATGGTTCTGCGAAATTAAGTGGTACAGTCGCCCGATAGAACATCTCAGGGTCCTCGACCTCGCATGCATAACGCCATAACAGACACATATCACGGAGCAAAGGACCAATCTCCGAAACAGCACTACAGGCCACAAGGCTCCTAACCGCGTCGGGGTATTTCAATGCAAAAACCAACCCCAATTCAGCTCCATAACTAATCCCAACATGATGAACCTTGGATATACCTAGATTCTCAAGAAGAATCATCTGGTCATCTGCGTGCATTTCGAAGGTATACTCTCCCTCCGGTTTATCGCTCTGTCCTTGCCCACGCATATCATAGAGTATGACTTGATGGTGCTTAGAGAAAGCAGGAAGCTGGTTTACCCAGCCTAGAGTGTTTGAGAAGATACCATTACCAAAAACAACAGGTTCACCTTCACCATGGATTTCATAGTAGAAATCCATTCCATTCACATTGCTAATAGGCATAACTAATCTTCCTCCTCCCCGAAATCTTCCCGCAGTTTTCGTTTCAAGATTTTCCCAGCTCCCGAAATATAGGGTTCGAAGCTCTCCATAAAAACTACAGATTTCGGTATTTTGAACTTTGCAAGTTTCCCCTTGCAGAAATCCAGTATCTCATCCTCTGTGACGTCTTGACCCGATTTGGGAATAACAAGAGCACGTCCCACTTCACCCCATTTCGGATGCGGAACTCCAATAACCTGCACTTCGCCAATTTTGGGATGTTCTTCCAGCAATTTTTCAATCTCCCGAGGATAGACATTTTCCCCACCGGAGATGAACATGTCCTTAACTCGATCTACAACATAGAAGAAGCCTTCATGATCAAAGTAGACAATATCTCCGGTCCTGAACCAGCCATCCTCATCTAAGAGCTCCTCGTTCAGTTCTGGCCTATTCCAGTATCCTGTTGTGACCGTGGGACCTTTGAACAAGAGTTCACCGGTCTCATTTGCGCCACATTCCTTCCCCGTTTTGGGATCAACCACTTTTGCATCTATGAAGAAATTGGGGGTGCCAATGCTGCCGATTTTCTCTACTGCATGCCACGGATCAAGAGCGAAACAACTAGGTCCAACTTCTGTCATCCCAAAACCTTGCTTGAACTTGACGCCGTGTGTATTTCTGAAGGTCTTGATAATATCCAACGGGAGGGCTTCTCCTCCGGATGTCAGGAACCGAACACTACCGAAATCGATTGACTCGAAGTTGGGGGTATTCATTAGCATTCTATACTGGGTAGGGACAGCAAAGAAGAAATCGGGTCTTTCAGTATTGATGAGTTCTATTACTGTCTGTACATCCCATCGGCCCATCTGTACTATTTTTCCGCCAAGAATGAAGAGAGGTATGGCATAGACGTATAATCCGCCAACATGAAAGAGGGGTAGATGGTTAATGTAGATATCACCAGGAAGGATATCACGAATAGTGTTCAGGGTGTTGAATGCTACATGACGATAGGTAATCATAGCTCCCTTCGGTAGCCCCGTTGTTCCCCCTGTGTACATAATACCCATAGCATCGTCATAGGAGATGTCTACAACCTCAGGAGGGGTGATTGGTGCATTTTCCACGACATCTTGGTAGTTCAAAGCCCCATCCAGTTTAGGTTCAGTTTCATCCAGCGAAATCCAAAAATCTACATCCGTCGCCTCTTGTAGCTCAGGTACAACATCAGCTGTATTTGCGTCATAGCAAAGAACAGATGGTGCAAGGTCATTGACAAGATTCGTTAGTTCTCTGGCCACAAGACGCCAGTTAAGAGGGCTGAAGATACCACCACACTTCTGACAGCCAAAGAAGGTTTCCCAGTATTCCAAGCTATTGTGTGCCAATATACAGAGTCGATCGCCTTTCTTGAATCCTATATTCTCGTGCAGGCAGTTGGCAACTTGATTTGCTCGCCTGTTGAACTCTCTGTAAGTGTATCTCGTTCCACTGCCAACATCGAAGATAGCTTCATCTTCAGGAGAGTATACTTCTCGCTTGGATAGATAATCAAACTGGTTTGCCACATACATCCCTTCGCGGAGATTCAATTTTCAACCGCATACACACGGTTTCTTCTTAATACCAATATACAAACTGCTAGAAAACTCTTTACCACCATCTTAACACGGCCGCTGCCATGTTGAATCCTCCACCCGATGAACACAATGCTATGTATTCTCCATTGCCATGGCCTGGAGGAGGGAGTTTCCCTTGATCAACGGCATCGTACATAGCGAGTGCAATACATGCAGAGCCTGTATAGCCCCATTTGTCCATGACCGTGTGGGTCTTACCGAGGGGTATACCAAGCTCTTCCATAACAGCCTCGATGGTACGGATGTTTATCTGTGTAAAAAAGAACCAATCAATATCCTCAAGGGTCAGATTGGCCTTTAGCACGCACTCTCTCGTCAAACCAGGCCAGTGCTGAAGATTGGTATCTGCTGGGAAACGCTTGCGAAAGGCAAGGTGGTGTTGTTTGTTTTCAATGGCTTCAATCGTGGGTGGTTCAGCAGTTCCTCCAACGTAGACCCCCACATGGTCATAATAGGAGCCATCCGCGATTAGTTTCGAGGTGATGATTCCCTCGCGTTCGTCACTGGGTTCCAAAACTACAGCTCCTGCGCCATCAGCAAACATCGTGCATGTGTAGTGATCCGTCCAGTCAACGAATTTGGTCATCCCATATGCTCCAACAACCAAAACCGACTCCAATGTGCGATCAGTCTGTATGTATCGAGACCCAACATCCAGAGAGGTGACAAATCCTGCGCAGGCGCAATTGACATCAAAGGTTCCAGCATTCTTAGCACCCAGCTTGTACTGAAGTACGACTGATGTTGCCGGGGAGAGGTAATCGGGCGTGTCAGTACCAAGTATGATTAAATCAAGGTCGTCCGGGCTCACATCTGCATTCTCTAGTGCTTCGCGGCTTGCATGGAGAGCAAGATCGGACGTGGTTTCATCCTCAGCCATAACGCGGCGTTCTTTGATACCAACATTCTCTACTAACCATTCCCCTGTCCCCGGGCGATCGAGCATATCTTCTATTTCTTGATTTGTTACAATCTTCTTAGGCACATACATACCTAAACCAGTAATCAACGCCGAACGCCCCATTATCAAAACCCTCAGTATTCTTTTCGACAACTATCACCGAAAACGAAGCTGGTTACCAAGCAGCCAAGCAGTCTTTGCGGCTAGACTACCTCCCCCTTGGATTCAGGAGTATATGAACCATCTTCAACTGCATCAAGGAAGTTCAGCACTTCCTCATTGAATTTCTCATAGTATTCAATGAAGCTCAAGTGGGGGCCATCTTTTATGAGCACCAACTTCGCTTGTGGAAGAGCATCAGCCAGCATCTCTGCATTTTTTGGTGGAACAATAAGATCGCTGTCGCCATGAATGACAAGTACTGGACAGGATATCTCCTCAACTTCTGGCTCAAGATTGAGACCCAATGTTGCAGAAGCTTGATGTCCCCGCGCGTACAGGGGCTGAGGACGTTTTTCCCGCCATTCTATGATTTGCTCTACGAGAGGTTTGTTTTCTTCATAAAAGTCCGAACTGAAAGTGACGCTATAGCGCATTTCCATGGCCTGCTCTTTTGATAGCGTTTCAGTTGGACTGGCAAACATCAGGGCTTGCGTCTTGTCATCAGCAGAGATAGAATTCGGGCCGGCGAAACTAGTTGAACCAAGAATCAAACTTCGAACCTTCTCAGGATACGAAATGGCCACCTGCTGTGCAATAAAGCCGCCCATCGAGATTCCAAGAATATGTGCACGTGGGATATCCAATGCGTCCATCAGACCAATGGTATCGTTAGCAAACATCTCCATGGTATACGGATAATCGGGCATCGAGCTTCTGCCTACTCCTCGATTATCAAAGACGACACACCTGTATTTTTCTTTGAAAGTAGGAATTTGTCGAAACCACATCCAGAGGGAATAGCCCCAGCCCTCTATGCAGATAAGTGGTGGAACATCAGATGGTCCATGAACTTCGTAGTAGATATCTACGTCACCTACTGTCTCATACGGCAAAATAATCACCTACTTCCGTTTCAGCTTCTCTTCTTTGCGATATCATAATCATATTTCCATCTCCGTCTAGAGGCTAAAAATCAACAATGACACAAACAGACCCATTATACCCAGTAGTGCGAATACCCAATAATCATCATCTCTTATGCGGAATTCAAATTGGGAGGGTTTCAGTTTTCCTAGTTTCTCTCGGATAAAACCAGCCCTGTTCTTAATGGAACCCACAATACCCAGAGGCAGGAACAACACAATGAAGACGTAGACTATGCCTAATCCTACCAACCAGAGTTCGCCTGGGAGACCCAACACATCTCTCAGGAATTCGGTGAGATTCAGTTCTGAATATACTACGACCCCAGCCCCAAGCAAAGGACCGAGTAATGTGCCAATGCCTCCGATAATTGTGTAAAGCATTGCATCTATTGATATCTCGACTCCTAACGCACTTACCGGATCAATGGTTCTAATGATAGGTGCATATAATGCCCCCGCAAGTCCCGCAATTGCGCCACTTATGACTACGACGACTATCTTGCAGAAGTAGCTGTTGTAACCAAGAGCTTGAGCCCGCTCTTCATTCTGAGCCACAGCAACCACCATTCTGCCAAATGGTGACACAACAAGTCGTTTCATGAAAATATAGACTATCATGACACTGGTCAGTACAAGATAGTACTGCACGGGGATTGTGTAATAGAAGGTCTGAGAGTTCGCAATCCATAGTGATACCATTTCAAAGATGTTGGTCCCAAAAGTGATAAACACACCAATGAGGGCAGTCGCCATGATAGCAATAGGCAAAATGGAAGAAGTGAGTGAATCTCCACTTCCGTCTTTACTAGATTGTGTTCTTGCTTTCTCAGAAAACTGAAGGGGGTCCTCGATTGACGCTTTTCGTTCCATCCAGTAAAGAAAAATCATCATGAGAAATGAAACAAAGACCAATATCGGTCCGAGAATATTGACTCCGAAAATAAGAAGGATACCTGTGAAGGCAATCATCACAGGACTTAAGAGAACTAGACCAATGCGCTCGGTTCTTTCTTTTACATAGAGGACAACCATTCCAAAGAAGCCCGCAATGAAAATGAATGCAAGACAGACGTAGAGAAGATACACAGGGGCAGTTCTGAGAATAGCTGGAGTTGATACTCCCAGTCCTGTTTCACCACCCGATATGTCTGGGGATTCAACAAAGAAATTGTAGATAAACATAGCAATTGCTAGAGCAATAAATGCAAAGGCGGTACCTTTCATACGGCTGGTTGTAAGCCCCATGACGAAGCCCAGACCAGCACCTACCATCATTGCAAGGAGGATAGTAAGTGGATAGGGAATGCTTGCGACAAAATTCAGGGGAGGGGGAAGAACTGATGCATCCAATGTGAATGCCATGAAGTAGGCTCCCACACCAAAGAGTGCCACATGTCCGAAATTAAGAAGGCCTGCTCGTCCCAGCTGGAGATCAAAAGACATCGCAAGAAGACCGAAAATCATTATCTGAGTCACAATATAGAGCATAGCTCGAAGCGGAGAAGTGCCTACTGCAGTGCCCAATGGAAGTAGATAGAAGAATGCAAAAACAGCCACTAGCGTTCTGTTCTTTGATAGCACAGCAGGTAGATTACGAATGCCTTCCACTATCCACACAGGAATAGAAGCTATCCAATCCATTATGGCATTGCTGATGTTCTTTGTACTGCTCTCGTTATTCATGTACCAGTCAATCCTCCTGGTTTCACTATCAATATAATGGCCATTATGATGAAGACGATAATGTTCTCAAGAAACGGAATGAAATACGCCGTGAGCTTCATCGCCAGACCTACTATCAAAGCCCCAAAGAAAGTCCCTTCAAAGCGACCATAATGAGCTCCACCAACAACCACTATGACGAATGCAAATATGAGATAGGTCAGACCATGACCTGTATTCGCTCCAATCCACGGAACCAAGACTGCACCGGACAACCCTGCAAGACCTGCACCAAGCATGAATACGAGTGTGAAGAGCTTCTTGATGTCAGTGCCGAGTATTTCAACCATCTCTGAATCTTCTATTCCGGCCTGAATTTGGAGACCAATACGGGTTCTCCGGAAAGTCACAAACATAGCAGCGGCGACTGTCAATCCGAGAAAAATCAGGAAGATTCGATAGGTTTCAAATTTCAGAGGGCCGCCAAAATCGATAATGCCGGTGATGAAGAAATAGCCGATTTGTGAGTTAGGACTAATGAAGTAGGTTACTACTGAACTCCCCCAGACTATCTCAGCGATTTGTGTAATGATGTACATGAAGCCAACAGTCAGCAGTATTTGAGCGACAGCATTGCCATAGAGCCTCCGAACTGTGAAGAACTCAATTCCTCCACCTATGAGAGCCATAACCGCAGTTGCTCCAAGAGCACCAACGATGAAAGCTAAGACAGACATAGCAAACGGATTCGCTGCAAAATAAGAGGAAAACGGCAACGTAGGGTCTAGAAGAACAGCTTCCGTTCCGAGGTAAATCTCCAAACCTAGGAAACCACCGAGCATAAAGAAGGCTCCGTGAGCGAAATTGATAACGTCACACAAACCAAATATCAAGAAGAACCCAGACACCATCAAAAAGAGGAGCATACTGAGTGCAAGACCATCAATCAATCCCTTGCTTATTCTGACGAAAAAGCCACTCCACGAATAGGTGGCTATGGCCCACACAACAAAGATAGCTCCCAGTGCAAGCACTATTACTAGATTCATAATCTGACGGATTTGCGGATTTTCGTCAAGATAGTCCCGAACAGAATCAATCTTTCTTTGCATTGCGAATCTTAGCCTCCTCGAATCTCTAAGTATATCATATGCTCACACCCAAGTATTGGGCTATCAGGTCCTTGTCTTCGATCAACTCGGTCATGTTATTGCCCTCTTGTACAATCTTGCCATTGTCAAAAATGTAGTAATTGTCGCCCAATTCGGACACGGTCATGAAGTTCTGTTCTACCAACAGTATAGTTGCGAACTCCTTTAGTCTGTCAAGTGCTTCGATAAGATTCCTCGCAAGAAGAGGGCTCAGACCTTCTGTGGGTTCATCTATGAGTAACAGGTCATTATCATTCATCAATGCCCGAGCCACTGCCAGCATCTGCTGTTGACCTCCAGAAAGAGTGCCTGCTTTTTGCTTGAAGAAGCCCTCCATATCAGGAAACAAATCGAAAATGAATTCCAGTCGTTCCTCCATGCCTTCTTCAAGGCCGTCCTTTCGCATTGATACAATCAGGTTTTGTTCAACAGTTAGTGATCCGAATATTCTTCTAGTGTCAGGAACGTAGCCAATACCCTTCTGTACTATTTCATGTGTGGGCAGACTGGATATGTTCTCGCCTTTGAACATGACCTTTCCCTCTTTAGGAGGATATAAGCCCAGAATCGTCTTCATCGCTGTTGTCTTGCCGGCTCCATTCCGCCCCAGCAAGAGGGTGACTTCTCCCTTGGGTACAACTAATGATATGCCCTGCAAAATGTAGAATGAACCGATGTACACGTGTGCATCTTGTATTTCAAGCAAGTTTGTCATTTGTATCACCAAGGTAAGCTGTCAATACTCGTTCATCTTCTCGAATCTCGTCTGGAGTGCCTTTCGCAATTATCTTCCCTTCTGCCAGAGCGATTATTTCTTCGCTGAGTCGCATGACGATGTCCATCTTATGCTCAACAACTAGCAATGTGAGATCATCCCCATACGAATCCTTTACCCGGAGAATCGCATCAATTACTTCAGGGATTTCTTCAATTGACATCCCAGCAGCAGGTTCGTCGAGTAAGAGTAGTCTCGGTTCGGTTGCAAGCGCCATAGCAATCTCGAGCTTTCTCTGCTCAGCATGCGGAATCAAAGCAGCAGGAACATAGAGCCTCGCAGGGTCCAAACCCACAATGGTGGCTATCTCAATGACTCTTTCATGAAAGTGGTCGAAAGAACCGGCCTTTTTCAGTATGCCAAAGAAGTTCACCCTAGCTCCACTACAACCCTGAACTGCTAAACGAATATTCTCAAAAGCTGTCTGATGGGGAAAAATGTTCGTGATTTGATAAGAACGCGAAATCCCCTTTCGTGCCCTTTGATGCATTGAAGTTCTTGTGATGTCTTGACCTTCAAAATAGACCTTCCCAGATGATGGGGACAGAGCACCTGTAATTAGATTGAACAACGTGGTTTTTCCTGACCCATTGGGGCCAATAATCGCCTTTATTGAACCTCGCTCGACAGCAATACTGACATCGTTAACGGCAATCAGTCCGCCAAAATTCTTGGTCAACCCACTTGTAGTAAGAATAAGGTCGTTAGTCGAGGTCAATTTGGTATCCCCCAGAGGCTTTACGGCAATTCTGAAGACGGTTGTTGCCGGGTAGTTCAGTCTTCGTCGATAATATACCTTTTGGAAAAAACAAATCGAAAAGAGGATAGCTTGTAACGGTTTCCATAATCAGACTGAAGTCCATTTCCCTAATCCGATGACACCCCTTAGCAGGGAATAAGAGACTATTAGCCCCTTGAAATCACATAGTAGC is a window from the Candidatus Lokiarchaeota archaeon genome containing:
- a CDS encoding CPBP family intramembrane metalloprotease; the encoded protein is MWSSQEEEQAVEEEKARDTAATERKKSIGHKIMAVLEVIIVRHVIYTLIAMGLLLFMYGTLDPEPFPLEASYIVGSLWFVIPALMIFGLRRKPSNYGITTEKAPESIDLAFSAFPYFLLTFAGYVTLMIGGWSYLEPLGALLMTGIFLLSTFLVARLISTKYNAFDEMKLPKEKHRNNVVVLIILLMFPILLAVALDSLSVAVLHTVIWQFIFSGFGEEIFFRGYIQSRLNQVFGRPYEWKSIQFGLGLFITAALFAISHMFSIAGFLIGDFTVDWWYGTFTFVGGILFGLLREKTGSIVASGTLHGLEAAGEGIAAVFG
- a CDS encoding ABC transporter substrate-binding protein, translating into MGEENMNKTKLISASISMLLLVSICLPALLVRPAAAQDEEPIKIGVFAPFTTAGLSFYAPWTQQGFELGMVYATSEMGYENENKTQAGRPYEIIYYDTKGSPTEAASLVTSAIETDGIDIIVGGTYSSVAAAIAPIAEEYEKLYFISPAADTTLTAENFNPYIFRIARNNWHDAYAGVTYAMDYLNYTDFAFLAADYSFGYSGVQSMTEVIEEKGGNVRSIQYAPLTANDFSPYIFNLQDADDTYDIEYLFVIWAGDFSFLYEDLETYDLAADMEISGACIDILSMNVIEDSLTPPATYEGSTGLCLYGYELPDNDVNDWMVEQHVERNIMPNGAFGLTYRVPELFTASGFATAQFLVNVTNAVPDLNTDDMIMHLEQGLTIDCPKGPTYLRPEDHQGLAEMYIAEAWKDDRSGSETEGFIIAKHVETLDRFTVAPPVASNYTPMTTTAPPAPIPIDPLVVGVVAVVAVVALVVIFWIGKSRGA
- a CDS encoding alpha/beta fold hydrolase — encoded protein: MPISNVNGMDFYYEIHGEGEPVVFGNGIFSNTLGWVNQLPAFSKHHQVILYDMRGQGQSDKPEGEYTFEMHADDQMILLENLGISKVHHVGISYGAELGLVFALKYPDAVRSLVACSAVSEIGPLLRDMCLLWRYACEVEDPEMFYRATVPLNFAEPFISEQTEILEKAKERYKTLDFPALVRLLDAFLMLDITDRLSEISVPTCIIAGEQDILKPAYPYSQLIHDRIPDSEMTIIPDSGHAVTFEQPDEFNSICLGFLRKISE
- a CDS encoding AMP-binding protein; this translates as MNLREGMYVANQFDYLSKREVYSPEDEAIFDVGSGTRYTYREFNRRANQVANCLHENIGFKKGDRLCILAHNSLEYWETFFGCQKCGGIFSPLNWRLVARELTNLVNDLAPSVLCYDANTADVVPELQEATDVDFWISLDETEPKLDGALNYQDVVENAPITPPEVVDISYDDAMGIMYTGGTTGLPKGAMITYRHVAFNTLNTIRDILPGDIYINHLPLFHVGGLYVYAIPLFILGGKIVQMGRWDVQTVIELINTERPDFFFAVPTQYRMLMNTPNFESIDFGSVRFLTSGGEALPLDIIKTFRNTHGVKFKQGFGMTEVGPSCFALDPWHAVEKIGSIGTPNFFIDAKVVDPKTGKECGANETGELLFKGPTVTTGYWNRPELNEELLDEDGWFRTGDIVYFDHEGFFYVVDRVKDMFISGGENVYPREIEKLLEEHPKIGEVQVIGVPHPKWGEVGRALVIPKSGQDVTEDEILDFCKGKLAKFKIPKSVVFMESFEPYISGAGKILKRKLREDFGEEED
- a CDS encoding beta-ketoacyl-ACP synthase 3; its protein translation is MGRSALITGLGMYVPKKIVTNQEIEDMLDRPGTGEWLVENVGIKERRVMAEDETTSDLALHASREALENADVSPDDLDLIILGTDTPDYLSPATSVVLQYKLGAKNAGTFDVNCACAGFVTSLDVGSRYIQTDRTLESVLVVGAYGMTKFVDWTDHYTCTMFADGAGAVVLEPSDEREGIITSKLIADGSYYDHVGVYVGGTAEPPTIEAIENKQHHLAFRKRFPADTNLQHWPGLTRECVLKANLTLEDIDWFFFTQINIRTIEAVMEELGIPLGKTHTVMDKWGYTGSACIALAMYDAVDQGKLPPPGHGNGEYIALCSSGGGFNMAAAVLRWW
- a CDS encoding alpha/beta fold hydrolase, translating into MIILPYETVGDVDIYYEVHGPSDVPPLICIEGWGYSLWMWFRQIPTFKEKYRCVVFDNRGVGRSSMPDYPYTMEMFANDTIGLMDALDIPRAHILGISMGGFIAQQVAISYPEKVRSLILGSTSFAGPNSISADDKTQALMFASPTETLSKEQAMEMRYSVTFSSDFYEENKPLVEQIIEWREKRPQPLYARGHQASATLGLNLEPEVEEISCPVLVIHGDSDLIVPPKNAEMLADALPQAKLVLIKDGPHLSFIEYYEKFNEEVLNFLDAVEDGSYTPESKGEVV
- a CDS encoding ATP-binding cassette domain-containing protein, which translates into the protein MTNLLEIQDAHVYIGSFYILQGISLVVPKGEVTLLLGRNGAGKTTAMKTILGLYPPKEGKVMFKGENISSLPTHEIVQKGIGYVPDTRRIFGSLTVEQNLIVSMRKDGLEEGMEERLEFIFDLFPDMEGFFKQKAGTLSGGQQQMLAVARALMNDNDLLLIDEPTEGLSPLLARNLIEALDRLKEFATILLVEQNFMTVSELGDNYYIFDNGKIVQEGNNMTELIEDKDLIAQYLGVSI
- a CDS encoding ATP-binding cassette domain-containing protein, with translation MLTTSGLTKNFGGLIAVNDVSIAVERGSIKAIIGPNGSGKTTLFNLITGALSPSSGKVYFEGQDITRTSMHQRARKGISRSYQITNIFPHQTAFENIRLAVQGCSGARVNFFGILKKAGSFDHFHERVIEIATIVGLDPARLYVPAALIPHAEQRKLEIAMALATEPRLLLLDEPAAGMSIEEIPEVIDAILRVKDSYGDDLTLLVVEHKMDIVMRLSEEIIALAEGKIIAKGTPDEIREDERVLTAYLGDTNDKLA